A genomic stretch from Telmatocola sphagniphila includes:
- a CDS encoding MmcQ/YjbR family DNA-binding protein, whose protein sequence is MIEAKYSEYLDKVRKICFALPEVKEVEAWGHPTFRAPKKLFAAFGVDEIEGPNLGLKMSFERQEQLLEDPRFYPTPYAAHQGWVSLRLKSVKRWQEVKALLIEAYCQVASKKLIEALDAD, encoded by the coding sequence GTGATCGAAGCCAAATATTCCGAGTATCTGGATAAGGTTCGCAAAATCTGCTTTGCCCTACCCGAGGTGAAGGAAGTAGAGGCCTGGGGGCATCCCACTTTTCGCGCTCCCAAAAAGCTATTTGCGGCCTTTGGAGTGGATGAAATCGAAGGACCGAATCTCGGCTTGAAAATGAGTTTCGAGCGACAGGAGCAACTGCTCGAAGATCCCCGCTTCTACCCCACACCCTACGCCGCCCACCAGGGTTGGGTTTCTCTGCGGCTGAAATCCGTGAAGCGTTGGCAGGAAGTGAAAGCCCTATTGATTGAAGCCTACTGCCAGGTGGCTTCCAAGAAGTTAATTGAAGCGCTTGACGCAGATTAA
- a CDS encoding DUF1559 domain-containing protein translates to MFTPFRRNGLPRRGFTLIELLVVIAIIAILIGLLLPAVQKVREAAARMKCSNNLKQMGLAIHNFHDATGKLPANQQQVGWNVWESLSASYAILPFLEQGNLFSSIVLPSNVPQPGRSCYGCGDSGVFGNVYNNQMNVSLSSFICPSSTSAPKRGTNQNGWDGPGSNYGWSVGSRIYVMWDGNGTQGTSNSNGMVTQLEQRSFSDVTDGLSNTLLASELLPGSNAPETGGPGKYPYDFFYAGDSLFNAVVNPDFPTQAELDAIGSAAMNSPQGVKSNNGTMPLWYASGHSCLNTSAPPNWKWPTAGGSCCPGGAHDWTNGIVPPRSLHTGGVNALLGDGSVRFIQNSVDILTFQRLGNARDGQPLGNY, encoded by the coding sequence ATGTTTACTCCCTTCCGTAGGAATGGGTTGCCCCGTCGTGGGTTCACCCTGATCGAACTACTCGTAGTTATTGCCATCATCGCAATCCTGATCGGATTACTGTTGCCGGCCGTGCAAAAGGTTCGTGAAGCCGCGGCTCGCATGAAGTGCTCGAACAATCTGAAGCAGATGGGTCTGGCCATCCACAACTTCCACGACGCGACCGGAAAATTGCCGGCGAATCAGCAACAGGTCGGCTGGAACGTCTGGGAATCCTTGAGTGCCAGTTACGCCATCCTGCCGTTCCTGGAACAGGGCAACCTGTTTAGCTCGATCGTGCTGCCTTCGAATGTGCCTCAACCCGGGCGTTCCTGTTATGGCTGCGGCGACTCAGGCGTTTTTGGCAACGTTTACAACAATCAGATGAACGTCTCGTTGTCCAGTTTCATTTGCCCCTCCTCGACCTCGGCTCCCAAGCGCGGCACCAACCAGAACGGCTGGGATGGCCCCGGTTCCAACTATGGCTGGAGCGTGGGTAGCCGAATTTATGTGATGTGGGACGGTAACGGCACCCAAGGCACCAGCAACTCGAACGGGATGGTCACTCAACTCGAACAGCGTTCCTTCTCGGATGTGACCGACGGCCTTTCGAACACCTTGCTGGCCTCCGAATTGCTCCCCGGTTCAAACGCTCCTGAAACAGGCGGCCCGGGTAAATATCCTTATGACTTCTTCTATGCCGGAGATAGTCTATTTAACGCAGTGGTGAATCCCGATTTCCCCACCCAAGCCGAACTCGATGCTATTGGTTCCGCGGCGATGAACAGTCCCCAAGGTGTGAAATCGAATAATGGTACCATGCCGCTATGGTATGCCTCAGGTCACTCCTGCTTGAATACTTCGGCTCCGCCGAACTGGAAATGGCCCACGGCTGGGGGCAGCTGCTGCCCCGGGGGGGCTCACGACTGGACGAACGGCATCGTACCTCCGCGGAGTTTACACACGGGCGGCGTCAATGCGCTGTTGGGCGATGGTTCCGTGCGGTTCATCCAAAATAGCGTCGATATTCTGACTTTCCAAAGATTAGGAAATGCTCGCGATGGGCAACCTCTGGGCAATTACTAA
- a CDS encoding DUF11 domain-containing protein, translating into MIHKWTRTAAVATCLGVGLVGWATFSKAQPPSTSEPTLPAIPVLPKQNLTIPTSGLPKAPPSLQVPEPDVTLPSISPSTPQTKPADPTLKPLTIEPITDPRDAKKPEPAKTLMVTPTTPAAIKPIEPSPLKEDPIELKPTPSMTLGSPAPMSMGVISKQDPSIALEWTGNQAVKLGQPTDYVLHVKNTCPSALQKVVVQVRLPKEVTVGGVEPKPEMIEGVMLWELGTVMPKQDKQLRIKMTTLTKGDLNCQAWVTFTGSSTMKLMVREPKLAVKASAPEKVLMGDPANITLTISNPGDSTTDSVKLVATLGEGLEGVRGNKMMQEIGSLAAGETRTIQLPCVSKAGGMQKCEIYVEGEGGLKAVDTVAVNVVTPQLNLEVLGPKLRYLDKKAVYTLKVTNPGDAPANNVFVTDIVPAGFKFLQADAGGQHDAGSGAVKWFIGEIAPGQSKEVRVELMAVNQGEHLHKVVATGSRGVKTEKEMATKVEGLSAIAMEVTETENPVEVGHDTTFEIRISNSGSKAEEAVKLVCTIPAQMKLKGVNAPVKYDSVGNELVFEPLSKLNPKGDVVFKVTCTATAKGDARFKAAISAASMVEPLIKQESTKIYED; encoded by the coding sequence ATGATTCACAAATGGACCAGGACGGCTGCGGTGGCAACCTGCCTCGGCGTCGGGCTCGTCGGCTGGGCAACGTTCAGCAAAGCACAACCCCCCAGCACTTCGGAACCCACACTGCCCGCGATTCCGGTATTACCCAAGCAAAATTTAACGATTCCCACGAGCGGATTGCCCAAGGCACCCCCCTCGCTGCAGGTACCCGAACCCGATGTGACCCTGCCGAGTATCAGCCCTTCAACGCCACAGACCAAACCGGCTGATCCGACCCTCAAGCCGTTGACCATCGAGCCGATTACCGATCCGCGCGATGCCAAGAAGCCGGAACCGGCCAAAACCTTGATGGTTACGCCCACCACTCCCGCCGCCATCAAGCCGATCGAACCGAGTCCGCTGAAGGAAGATCCCATCGAGCTGAAGCCGACCCCGAGCATGACTCTGGGAAGTCCGGCCCCGATGAGCATGGGTGTCATCAGCAAGCAGGATCCTTCCATCGCACTCGAATGGACTGGCAATCAGGCCGTGAAATTGGGCCAGCCGACCGATTACGTTCTGCATGTGAAAAACACTTGTCCCAGCGCCTTGCAAAAGGTCGTAGTCCAGGTTCGTCTGCCCAAGGAAGTCACTGTGGGCGGCGTGGAACCGAAGCCGGAAATGATCGAAGGCGTGATGCTCTGGGAACTGGGTACCGTGATGCCCAAGCAGGATAAACAGCTTCGCATCAAGATGACCACTCTGACCAAGGGCGATCTGAATTGCCAGGCCTGGGTGACGTTCACCGGCTCCTCGACCATGAAATTAATGGTCCGGGAACCGAAACTGGCCGTGAAAGCCTCAGCGCCCGAAAAAGTGCTGATGGGCGACCCCGCCAATATCACGCTGACAATCAGCAACCCCGGTGACTCCACCACCGACTCGGTGAAGTTGGTCGCCACCCTGGGCGAAGGTCTGGAAGGCGTTCGCGGCAACAAGATGATGCAGGAGATCGGCAGCCTGGCCGCTGGTGAAACCCGTACTATTCAGCTGCCCTGCGTCAGCAAGGCGGGCGGCATGCAGAAATGCGAAATTTACGTCGAAGGTGAAGGCGGCCTGAAGGCCGTCGATACCGTGGCCGTGAATGTCGTCACGCCGCAATTGAATCTCGAAGTGCTCGGGCCGAAACTGCGTTATCTGGATAAGAAGGCCGTTTACACCTTGAAGGTCACCAACCCGGGCGATGCCCCGGCCAACAATGTCTTCGTGACCGATATCGTTCCGGCTGGCTTCAAGTTCCTGCAGGCCGATGCGGGTGGACAACACGACGCCGGCTCGGGCGCTGTGAAGTGGTTCATCGGAGAAATCGCTCCCGGTCAGAGCAAGGAAGTCCGCGTTGAACTGATGGCAGTCAACCAGGGCGAACACCTGCACAAAGTGGTGGCCACCGGCAGCCGCGGCGTGAAGACCGAAAAGGAAATGGCCACCAAGGTCGAAGGACTTTCCGCCATCGCTATGGAAGTGACCGAAACCGAAAACCCGGTCGAAGTCGGCCACGACACGACTTTTGAAATTCGCATTTCCAACAGTGGCTCCAAGGCGGAAGAAGCCGTGAAGCTGGTCTGCACGATTCCCGCTCAGATGAAGCTGAAGGGCGTCAACGCCCCGGTGAAGTACGATTCCGTAGGTAACGAACTGGTGTTCGAACCGCTCAGCAAGCTGAATCCCAAGGGCGATGTGGTGTTCAAAGTGACTTGCACCGCAACCGCCAAGGGCGATGCCCGCTTCAAGGCCGCTATCAGCGCGGCAAGCATGGTGGAACCCCTGATCAAGCAGGAATCGACCAAGATTTACGAAGACTAA
- a CDS encoding DNA internalization-related competence protein ComEC/Rec2 produces the protein MRPNPTPPLYYAPLVPVAAAFTLGILFDRYLVVALKSWLVMATLMLLGASLASRRKQPIIPWLLLAFTALGGAHHNQQCQYVAPGNVARILTEKPMLVRARGMLCEDWTVRPKTRENPLVSQPRTESSLAVLELHALQKEGDWIPHDGKVRLTVPGRLEEIRVGDEVELLGWMNLPVTPANPGEWDYSRWLRDQGISAEMHIRKAQDLITRLNPGGFSFDRLLARIRHYGQEVLQHRIGENEYGLSAALLLGQNNALPAADWDHYVRTGVIHVLAISGQHLVILGIFIRFLLRLARLDYRRAALIVALLLFIYAMVTGGRPSAMRAAAMVMMGCLGILLGKRVFPANTFALAWIVVLILNPGDLFNSGFQLSFLAVAVLIWGIPYWSPTPAIDPLQQLIEESEPRLLRFSRFLFREMRLAYKTTLYISVSLIPLIIYWQNLISLSGLLIGPPVILLSTIALLAGFGLLFDNLLGGLFSGICTFLLKWSLALANDLVLFADKLTWGCWYTGPLPIGCVILFYTLLVGWLIWLQWRNFPLPRIFAQLKSGHFLKTLLVTMAIGFLWPQRDFEKDELRIEFISVGHGGCTLVELPDGRTLLYDTGSLAGPDIVQRHVAPFLWSRGIRRIDEVILSHADLDHFNGLPALLDRFAIGQITTTPSFADKNAPGVKEVLRVLETRGMNLRAIHRPMTWKSGDVSFQVLHPPAEGPPGIENVRSLVLLLEHQGHHFLFTGDIEKVGLDQVLSQPISPIDVLMSPHHGSVTANPTKLFDWAKPKLVVVNNSESGFSSKMKNDREILTWSTGTAGLITIRSHRSGVVAETFRTGERRVIASGSP, from the coding sequence ATGCGCCCGAACCCTACACCACCTCTCTACTACGCTCCGCTGGTGCCGGTCGCGGCGGCCTTTACGCTCGGTATTTTGTTCGATCGATATTTGGTCGTTGCCCTGAAAAGCTGGCTGGTAATGGCCACCCTGATGCTACTCGGGGCGAGTTTGGCAAGTCGCCGAAAACAACCGATCATCCCCTGGCTGCTTCTGGCTTTCACCGCTCTGGGTGGGGCACACCACAACCAGCAGTGCCAGTATGTCGCGCCGGGCAACGTCGCACGCATTCTCACAGAAAAACCGATGCTGGTTCGGGCTCGCGGAATGCTCTGCGAAGACTGGACGGTGCGTCCCAAAACTCGCGAGAACCCTCTGGTTTCCCAGCCGCGCACGGAAAGCAGTCTGGCCGTTCTGGAACTGCACGCTCTGCAAAAAGAAGGGGACTGGATACCGCACGATGGGAAAGTTCGGCTGACTGTGCCGGGCCGGCTCGAGGAGATCCGCGTCGGCGACGAAGTGGAATTACTGGGCTGGATGAATCTCCCGGTCACTCCCGCGAATCCCGGAGAATGGGATTACTCGCGCTGGTTGCGCGACCAGGGTATCTCCGCCGAGATGCATATCCGCAAGGCCCAGGATCTGATTACCCGACTCAACCCGGGCGGATTCTCCTTCGACCGCCTCCTGGCCCGCATTCGCCATTACGGACAGGAGGTTTTGCAGCATCGCATCGGCGAGAATGAATACGGCCTCTCCGCCGCTTTATTACTCGGACAGAATAATGCTCTGCCCGCGGCGGACTGGGATCATTATGTGCGCACCGGCGTCATTCACGTGCTGGCGATTTCGGGTCAGCATCTGGTGATCCTGGGAATATTTATTCGCTTCCTCCTCCGGCTGGCACGGCTGGACTATCGCCGGGCGGCATTGATTGTGGCTCTGCTGCTTTTTATCTACGCGATGGTGACCGGCGGTCGACCCTCGGCCATGCGGGCGGCGGCCATGGTGATGATGGGCTGCCTGGGAATCTTGCTCGGCAAACGGGTTTTCCCGGCCAATACTTTTGCGTTGGCCTGGATCGTCGTCCTGATACTCAATCCCGGCGATCTGTTCAATTCCGGCTTTCAACTATCTTTCCTGGCGGTGGCCGTATTGATTTGGGGAATTCCTTACTGGTCCCCGACGCCCGCAATCGATCCGCTGCAACAGCTGATTGAAGAGAGCGAACCAAGACTGCTACGCTTCAGCAGATTTCTCTTTCGCGAAATGCGACTCGCTTATAAGACGACTTTATACATTAGCGTCTCCTTAATACCATTGATTATCTATTGGCAAAATCTTATATCCCTATCGGGTTTATTGATTGGCCCGCCCGTCATCCTGCTTTCAACCATCGCCCTATTAGCCGGCTTTGGTTTATTGTTCGACAACCTGCTGGGAGGTTTGTTCAGTGGCATTTGTACTTTCCTGCTGAAATGGAGTCTCGCGCTGGCCAACGACCTGGTCCTGTTCGCTGATAAGCTTACCTGGGGCTGCTGGTATACCGGGCCATTACCCATCGGCTGCGTTATCCTCTTTTACACACTTCTGGTCGGGTGGCTGATCTGGTTGCAGTGGCGCAATTTCCCCCTGCCGCGAATATTTGCGCAATTAAAATCGGGTCACTTTCTCAAAACCCTGCTGGTGACGATGGCGATCGGTTTTCTCTGGCCACAGCGCGATTTTGAAAAAGATGAACTTCGCATCGAGTTTATCTCGGTGGGTCATGGCGGCTGCACATTGGTAGAGTTGCCCGATGGCCGAACCCTCCTGTACGATACCGGTTCGCTGGCCGGGCCCGATATTGTTCAACGGCATGTGGCACCGTTTCTCTGGTCGCGCGGCATCCGGCGCATTGATGAAGTGATTCTCAGCCATGCCGATCTGGATCATTTCAACGGACTGCCCGCCTTGCTCGACCGCTTTGCCATCGGGCAGATTACCACAACGCCGAGTTTCGCCGACAAGAACGCGCCGGGCGTCAAAGAAGTCTTGAGAGTACTGGAAACGCGTGGCATGAATTTGCGTGCGATCCATCGGCCGATGACCTGGAAATCGGGTGATGTCAGCTTCCAGGTGTTGCACCCACCGGCTGAGGGCCCTCCCGGCATCGAAAATGTCCGCAGTCTCGTCTTGCTGCTGGAACATCAGGGGCATCATTTTTTATTCACCGGTGATATCGAAAAAGTCGGCCTGGATCAGGTTCTATCGCAACCGATCTCCCCGATCGATGTGCTGATGTCGCCGCACCACGGCAGCGTCACGGCCAATCCCACCAAGTTGTTCGACTGGGCAAAACCGAAACTCGTCGTCGTGAATAATTCCGAAAGCGGATTTAGCAGTAAAATGAAGAATGATCGGGAGATACTGACCTGGTCGACCGGCACGGCCGGGTTGATCACCATTCGCAGCCATCGCAGCGGAGTGGTGGCCGAGACCTTTCGCACGGGGGAGCGCCGAGTGATTGCGAGTGGTAGCCCATGA